Proteins from a genomic interval of Nocardia sp. BMG51109:
- a CDS encoding phosphotransferase family protein yields MTTASAVDRAVVGEFTPERTRWILEKACRRSGFDATGVELIRHHTNAVYRLVSEPIVVKIDRPSDGSAALDVVALVRWLRARDVPVVPLADAVQPLEIDGCAVTFWRYLPQRREIVAADLAEPLSRLHRLHHRPAQWLPTNHLADTFARIGYAIDANTILPPSDRRLLRAERNRLAAQRDTISFPLPEGLIHGDAHHRNTLWNNASDRGVLCDWESVAIGRPEWDLVTIEVHCRRFAHEPAEYDTFCHAYGFDIRDWPGYRWLRDLRELRMITTNAYKSTPGSASAREVLRRIEGLRSGSYTTWTIL; encoded by the coding sequence ATGACCACGGCGTCGGCGGTCGATCGCGCGGTCGTCGGTGAGTTCACCCCCGAGCGTACCCGCTGGATTCTCGAAAAGGCTTGCCGCCGAAGCGGTTTCGACGCCACCGGGGTGGAACTGATACGCCACCACACCAATGCCGTGTACCGCCTGGTGAGCGAGCCGATCGTGGTGAAGATCGACCGGCCGTCCGATGGCTCGGCGGCGCTCGATGTGGTCGCGCTGGTGCGCTGGCTGCGCGCCCGCGATGTACCGGTGGTGCCGCTGGCGGACGCGGTGCAGCCGCTCGAGATCGACGGCTGCGCGGTCACCTTCTGGCGCTATCTGCCGCAGCGGCGCGAGATCGTCGCGGCCGATTTGGCCGAGCCGCTGTCCCGGCTGCACCGGCTGCATCACCGTCCGGCGCAGTGGCTGCCTACGAACCATCTCGCCGACACCTTCGCGCGCATCGGATACGCCATCGACGCCAACACGATCCTGCCGCCCAGCGACCGCCGCCTGCTGCGCGCCGAGCGCAACCGGCTGGCCGCCCAGCGCGACACGATCTCCTTCCCGCTCCCCGAGGGCCTCATCCACGGCGATGCTCACCACCGGAACACTCTGTGGAACAACGCATCCGATCGTGGCGTGCTATGCGACTGGGAGAGCGTGGCGATCGGCCGCCCGGAATGGGACCTGGTGACGATCGAGGTCCACTGCCGCCGCTTCGCCCACGAACCCGCCGAGTACGACACCTTCTGCCACGCCTACGGTTTCGATATCCGCGACTGGCCCGGCTACCGCTGGCTACGCGACCTGCGCGAACTCCGCATGATCACCACCAACGCCTACAAGTCGACCCCGGGCTCGGCAAGCGCACGAGAAGTGTTGCGCCGCATAGAAGGCCTCCGCTCCGGCTCCTACACGACCTGGACCATCCTCTAG
- a CDS encoding Mrp/NBP35 family ATP-binding protein: MPVVTESDVRAALATVNDPEIRKPITELDMVKSVTVGTDSSVHVVIYLTTAACPLRTTLTDSVTKAVADVPGVGGISVDLDVMSDEQRTELRKKLRGDSAEPVIPFAQPGSLTRVYAVASGKGGVGKSSVTVNLAAALAERGLSVGVLDADIYGHSVPRMLGTDQRPTQVERMIMPPVAHDVKVISIAMFTQGNTPVVWRGPMLHRALQQFLADVFWGDLDVLLLDLPPGTGDVAISIAQLIPNAEILVVTTPQAAAAEVAERAGAIALQTRQRIAGVVENMSWLDLPDGSRMELYGSGGGQAVAERLTRAVGADVPLLGQIPITQEVRESGDEGTPIVLRNPADPAAQALNGVADKLAVRRRGLAGMSLGIDTTRHG, from the coding sequence ATGCCAGTGGTTACGGAATCGGATGTGCGGGCCGCCCTCGCGACAGTGAACGACCCGGAGATCCGCAAGCCGATCACCGAGCTGGACATGGTCAAGAGCGTCACGGTCGGCACCGACAGCAGCGTGCACGTCGTCATCTACCTGACCACGGCGGCCTGCCCGCTGCGCACCACGCTGACCGACTCGGTGACCAAGGCCGTCGCCGACGTGCCCGGTGTCGGTGGTATCAGCGTCGATCTCGATGTGATGTCCGACGAGCAGCGCACCGAGTTGCGCAAGAAGCTGCGCGGCGATTCGGCCGAACCGGTCATCCCGTTCGCCCAGCCCGGCTCGCTGACCAGGGTGTATGCGGTGGCCTCCGGTAAGGGCGGGGTCGGAAAGTCCAGCGTGACAGTGAATCTGGCGGCGGCGCTCGCCGAACGCGGGCTCTCGGTGGGCGTGCTGGACGCCGACATCTACGGCCATTCGGTGCCGCGCATGCTCGGCACCGATCAGCGCCCCACCCAGGTGGAGCGGATGATCATGCCGCCGGTCGCGCACGACGTGAAGGTCATCTCGATCGCCATGTTCACCCAGGGCAATACGCCCGTGGTGTGGCGCGGGCCGATGCTGCACCGCGCGCTGCAACAGTTCCTCGCCGACGTCTTCTGGGGCGATCTCGACGTGCTGCTGCTGGACCTGCCGCCCGGCACCGGCGACGTCGCCATCTCGATCGCCCAGCTGATCCCGAACGCCGAGATCCTGGTCGTCACCACTCCGCAGGCGGCCGCCGCCGAGGTGGCCGAGCGTGCCGGCGCGATCGCCCTGCAGACCCGCCAGCGGATCGCCGGCGTGGTGGAGAACATGTCCTGGCTCGACCTGCCCGACGGCAGCCGGATGGAGCTGTACGGCTCGGGCGGCGGCCAGGCGGTCGCCGAGCGCCTCACCCGCGCCGTCGGCGCCGACGTCCCCCTGCTCGGCCAGATCCCCATCACCCAGGAGGTCCGCGAGTCCGGCGACGAGGGCACCCCCATCGTCCTGCGCAACCCCGCCGACCCCGCCGCACAGGCCCTGAACGGAGTAGCCGACAAGCTGGCGGTCCGCCGCCGCGGTTTGGCAGGCATGTCGCTGGGCATCGACACCACCCGGCACGGGTAG
- a CDS encoding CoA ester lyase, with the protein MSTRRTGLTPSRRSVLAVPGSNPKMIEKAKSLPADEVFLDLEDAVAPAAKATARANIVAALNEPGWGDQIRVVRVNDWTTQWTYADVISVVDGAGAELDAILLPKVVDAGQVRALDLLLTQLEKSGGLEVGRIVIEPQIENAQGLRAIDEIATASSRVQTLVFGPADFMASINMRTLVVGEQPEGYDTGDAYHHILMTILLTARAHGLQAIDGPYLQVRDPDGFRRAANRTAALGFDGKWVLHPNQIEAANEIFSPRQADYDRAEEILDAYAFHTSVEGGARGAAMLGDEMIDEASAKMAQVIADKGRAAGMRRGTRFVPPAPED; encoded by the coding sequence ATGTCAACTCGCCGTACCGGGCTCACCCCGTCCCGGCGCTCGGTGCTCGCCGTTCCCGGGAGCAACCCCAAGATGATCGAGAAGGCCAAGAGCCTGCCGGCCGACGAGGTGTTCCTGGATCTCGAGGATGCGGTGGCCCCCGCCGCGAAGGCGACCGCGCGGGCGAACATCGTGGCGGCGCTCAACGAACCCGGCTGGGGCGACCAGATCAGGGTGGTCCGGGTCAACGACTGGACCACGCAGTGGACCTACGCCGACGTGATCTCGGTGGTCGACGGCGCGGGCGCCGAACTGGATGCGATCCTGCTGCCCAAGGTGGTCGATGCCGGGCAGGTGCGGGCGCTGGATCTGCTGCTGACCCAGCTCGAGAAGTCCGGCGGGCTCGAGGTGGGCCGGATCGTGATCGAACCGCAGATCGAGAACGCCCAGGGGCTGCGCGCCATCGACGAGATCGCCACGGCGAGTTCGCGCGTGCAGACGCTGGTGTTCGGGCCCGCCGACTTCATGGCCAGTATCAATATGCGCACGCTGGTGGTGGGCGAGCAGCCGGAGGGCTACGACACCGGCGACGCGTACCACCACATCCTGATGACGATCCTGCTCACCGCCCGTGCCCACGGCCTGCAGGCGATCGACGGGCCGTACCTGCAGGTGCGGGATCCGGACGGCTTCCGCCGCGCGGCGAACCGCACGGCCGCACTCGGTTTCGACGGCAAGTGGGTGCTGCACCCGAACCAGATCGAGGCCGCCAACGAGATCTTCTCGCCGCGCCAGGCCGACTACGACCGTGCCGAGGAGATCCTGGACGCCTACGCCTTCCATACCTCGGTCGAGGGCGGCGCGCGCGGGGCGGCGATGCTCGGCGACGAGATGATCGACGAGGCGAGCGCGAAGATGGCGCAGGTCATCGCGGACAAGGGGCGTGCGGCCGGCATGCGGCGCGGCACCCGTTTCGTACCGCCCGCGCCGGAGGACTGA
- a CDS encoding suppressor of fused domain protein, translating to MDVLGPVRAAALGHFGVPRNGEKFDESRWDSASVTFLGLEPIEILRIPGDEFVHYVTLGGGRHPMTDPTAELADPLRGPRAELVLTLRAGVGAQAGLPRGLGVLIASPAVEGVVLQENALLDLGEPLWHNAPFTAALLGPSELPEVALPEPAEPVRFLSVAPITATEAAWTRVRGADALRTAWSEAGIDTRDPHRGAASL from the coding sequence ATGGACGTTCTCGGCCCGGTCCGAGCCGCCGCGCTCGGACACTTCGGCGTGCCCCGCAACGGGGAGAAATTCGACGAGTCGCGCTGGGATTCGGCGTCGGTGACGTTCCTGGGGCTGGAGCCGATCGAGATCCTGCGCATTCCCGGCGACGAGTTCGTGCACTACGTGACGCTCGGCGGGGGACGCCATCCGATGACCGATCCCACCGCCGAGCTGGCCGATCCGCTGCGGGGCCCGCGTGCGGAGCTGGTGCTGACGCTGCGCGCCGGTGTGGGGGCACAGGCCGGCCTGCCCCGCGGGCTCGGCGTGCTGATCGCGTCGCCCGCGGTGGAAGGCGTTGTGCTGCAGGAGAACGCGCTGCTGGATCTGGGGGAACCGCTGTGGCACAACGCGCCGTTCACCGCGGCGCTGCTGGGCCCGTCGGAGCTGCCGGAGGTCGCGCTGCCGGAACCCGCCGAGCCCGTGCGCTTCCTGTCGGTGGCGCCGATCACCGCGACGGAGGCGGCGTGGACGCGCGTGCGCGGCGCGGACGCCCTGCGGACCGCCTGGTCCGAGGCCGGTATCGACACGCGCGACCCCCACCGCGGCGCAGCGAGCCTGTAG
- a CDS encoding PHP domain-containing protein, whose product MRIDLHTHSTASDGTDTPAELVRKAAAAGLDVVAITDHDTTAGWADAVAARPGDTTLVRGMEMSCVGPGEDGWPVAVHLLAYLFDPADRAFARERERLRAERVERVRAMAERMAADGLPVDPDEVLASAGPSAGRPHLARALVSAGVVPTVDAAFVDLLAPRGRYYVEKADTPLRRAIEMVCAAGGVPVVAHARARKRGRLLDIGHIRELADAGLGGLEVDHPDHSEADRAILGGLAAELGLITTGSSDYHGANKTISLGEFTTAPDQFEKLVGLATGVPVVVP is encoded by the coding sequence GTGCGCATCGACCTGCATACCCACTCCACCGCCTCCGACGGCACCGACACCCCCGCCGAACTGGTCCGCAAGGCGGCCGCGGCGGGGCTGGACGTCGTCGCGATAACAGACCACGACACCACCGCCGGCTGGGCCGACGCCGTCGCCGCCAGGCCGGGCGACACGACGTTGGTGCGCGGCATGGAGATGTCGTGCGTGGGGCCCGGGGAAGATGGCTGGCCGGTCGCGGTGCATCTGCTGGCCTATCTGTTCGATCCCGCCGATCGGGCGTTCGCCCGGGAGCGGGAGCGGCTGCGCGCCGAGCGGGTGGAGCGGGTCCGCGCCATGGCCGAGCGGATGGCGGCCGACGGGCTGCCGGTGGATCCGGACGAGGTGCTGGCCTCGGCCGGTCCGTCGGCCGGCCGCCCGCATCTGGCGCGGGCCCTGGTGTCCGCCGGCGTGGTGCCGACGGTGGACGCGGCGTTCGTCGATCTGCTGGCCCCGCGCGGGCGCTACTACGTCGAGAAGGCCGATACGCCGCTGCGGCGCGCGATCGAGATGGTCTGTGCCGCGGGCGGAGTCCCCGTGGTGGCGCACGCCCGGGCCCGGAAGCGGGGGCGGCTGCTGGACATCGGCCACATCCGTGAGCTGGCCGACGCCGGCCTGGGCGGGCTGGAGGTCGACCATCCCGATCACAGCGAGGCCGACCGCGCGATATTGGGCGGGCTGGCCGCCGAGCTGGGCCTGATCACCACCGGCTCGTCGGACTACCACGGCGCCAACAAGACCATATCGCTCGGCGAGTTCACTACGGCTCCGGACCAATTCGAGAAACTGGTGGGCCTGGCGACCGGGGTGCCGGTGGTCGTGCCATGA
- a CDS encoding magnesium transporter MgtE N-terminal domain-containing protein: MAATRVFAARLAGLVVLGPDGESIGRVRDAVISVRYDRQQPRVLGLLVELPTRKRIFVPMLRVTAIEPGSVNLSTGTVSLRRFEQRPGEMLALAQILDSKVGVDDPELPDLHGADLFVVDLGVEQTRTRDWVVSRVAVRGHRRLARRRAVHVVNWTHVRGLTQQELNLPGQSVVALLEQYEGLRPADVAHMLRELPKKRRIELARALDDERLADVVQELPETDQLEVVKQLGVERAADVLEAMDPDDAADLLGELPTGEAEALLSLMDPEESEPVRRLLEYSPYTAGGMMTPAPVVLTPAATVAEALARVRDPDLTPALASMVFVVRPPTATPTGRYLGCVHIQQLLREPPASLVGGIVDKNLGRLRPDHPLTAVTRYFATYNLVCGPVVDEQNHLLGAVSVDDLLDHLLPEDWREQDEEYATGPIAVTPPERVEGGRS; this comes from the coding sequence ATGGCAGCGACGAGGGTTTTCGCCGCCCGGCTGGCCGGCCTGGTGGTGCTGGGTCCGGACGGCGAGTCTATCGGCCGCGTCCGCGACGCGGTCATCTCCGTCCGTTACGACCGCCAGCAGCCCCGGGTACTCGGCCTGCTCGTGGAATTGCCCACGCGCAAACGGATTTTCGTGCCGATGCTGCGCGTGACCGCGATCGAACCGGGTTCGGTGAATCTCAGCACCGGCACCGTCAGCCTGCGCCGCTTCGAGCAACGCCCGGGCGAAATGCTCGCGCTGGCGCAGATTCTCGACTCCAAGGTCGGGGTGGACGACCCGGAACTGCCCGATCTGCACGGTGCCGACCTGTTCGTCGTGGATCTCGGCGTCGAGCAGACCCGCACCCGCGACTGGGTGGTGTCCCGGGTGGCGGTGCGCGGACATCGGCGCCTGGCGCGCCGGCGCGCAGTGCACGTCGTGAACTGGACCCATGTGCGCGGGCTGACCCAGCAGGAACTGAACCTGCCCGGCCAGAGCGTCGTCGCCCTGCTGGAGCAGTACGAGGGCCTGCGCCCCGCCGATGTGGCGCACATGCTGCGCGAGTTGCCGAAGAAGCGGCGGATCGAACTGGCCCGGGCGCTGGACGACGAGCGGCTGGCCGATGTGGTGCAGGAGCTGCCGGAGACCGATCAGCTGGAGGTCGTCAAGCAGCTGGGCGTCGAACGCGCGGCCGACGTCCTCGAGGCGATGGATCCCGACGACGCCGCCGACCTGCTCGGCGAGCTGCCGACCGGGGAGGCGGAGGCGCTGCTGTCGCTGATGGATCCGGAGGAGTCCGAGCCGGTCCGCCGCCTGCTCGAGTATTCGCCCTACACCGCCGGCGGCATGATGACGCCGGCGCCGGTGGTGCTCACCCCGGCCGCCACCGTCGCCGAGGCGCTGGCCCGGGTGCGCGATCCGGACCTGACCCCGGCGCTGGCCTCGATGGTGTTCGTGGTGCGGCCGCCGACCGCCACCCCGACCGGCCGCTATCTGGGCTGCGTGCACATCCAGCAGTTGCTGCGGGAGCCTCCGGCGAGCCTGGTCGGCGGCATAGTCGACAAGAATCTGGGGCGGCTGCGGCCGGACCATCCGCTGACCGCGGTGACCCGCTACTTCGCCACCTACAACCTGGTCTGCGGCCCGGTGGTGGACGAGCAGAACCACCTGCTCGGCGCGGTGAGCGTGGACGACCTCCTCGATCACCTGCTGCCCGAGGACTGGCGCGAACAGGACGAGGAGTACGCGACCGGCCCGATCGCCGTCACGCCGCCGGAGCGGGTGGAAGGAGGACGCTCATGA
- a CDS encoding lytic transglycosylase domain-containing protein, with amino-acid sequence MASGSTAHSPVRTSAPKAADAQLTASTAAADPASAPADQTAGLVPAAPEQPRRLRAMTPPADGAPPFAGTVPLRDIALPGGGALGIPEVVLAAYRNAELAMQSSAPACGVSWHLLAGIGRIESGHARNGHTDAAGTTVGTIYGPSLDGTLPGNEIIKAADGGFVRAVGPMQFLPGTWSHYATDGNGDGVSDPNNVFDATLGAAKYLCSGGLDLRDPQQELRSVLRYNNSLSYAATVLSWSRAYQTGGSPTQVTISPDLIPPGSMQAPSGPDIVAVNSTYPGASAAPPPPETAAATVQPPTEVQTQTQAVPPTQVMINIPGLPPIPCGIFCPPPPPQPCGPAAVPAPMPMPMQPGAPVGQPWAPGDPARAAGNPDPRAAQPNPAACGQPQAQPGQPPAPAPVAPAPAPEAAAPEQQQAEAPAPEPAPAEPTQQATQAPPPAPAITLPFGITIPLPPPPA; translated from the coding sequence ATGGCTTCGGGATCTACGGCGCACTCGCCGGTCCGCACCAGCGCACCCAAGGCGGCGGATGCCCAGCTGACGGCGTCGACGGCGGCGGCCGACCCGGCGAGCGCCCCGGCCGACCAGACGGCCGGGCTGGTTCCCGCCGCGCCCGAACAGCCGCGCAGACTCCGCGCGATGACCCCACCGGCCGACGGCGCCCCGCCGTTCGCCGGCACCGTCCCGCTGCGCGATATCGCGCTACCGGGCGGTGGCGCGCTGGGCATTCCGGAGGTCGTGCTCGCGGCTTATCGCAACGCCGAACTGGCCATGCAGTCCTCCGCCCCCGCCTGCGGGGTGAGCTGGCATCTGCTGGCGGGCATCGGCCGCATCGAATCCGGGCACGCCCGCAACGGCCACACCGACGCCGCCGGCACCACGGTCGGCACCATCTACGGCCCGTCCCTGGACGGCACGCTGCCCGGCAACGAGATCATCAAGGCCGCCGACGGCGGATTCGTCCGCGCCGTCGGGCCGATGCAGTTCCTGCCCGGCACCTGGTCGCACTACGCCACCGACGGCAACGGCGACGGCGTCTCGGATCCGAACAACGTCTTCGACGCCACCCTCGGCGCCGCCAAGTACCTGTGCTCGGGCGGCCTGGATCTGCGCGATCCGCAGCAGGAGCTGCGCTCGGTGCTGCGCTACAACAATTCGCTGTCCTACGCGGCCACCGTGCTGAGCTGGTCGCGCGCCTACCAGACCGGCGGTTCGCCGACACAGGTCACCATCTCCCCCGACCTGATCCCGCCGGGCAGCATGCAGGCGCCCTCCGGTCCGGACATCGTCGCGGTCAACTCCACCTATCCGGGCGCGTCCGCGGCACCGCCGCCGCCGGAGACCGCGGCCGCCACGGTCCAGCCGCCGACCGAGGTCCAGACCCAGACCCAGGCCGTGCCGCCCACCCAGGTGATGATCAACATCCCGGGCCTGCCACCGATCCCGTGCGGCATCTTCTGCCCGCCGCCTCCGCCGCAGCCGTGCGGTCCGGCGGCGGTTCCGGCGCCGATGCCGATGCCCATGCAGCCGGGCGCGCCGGTGGGGCAGCCGTGGGCGCCCGGCGATCCGGCGCGGGCGGCCGGGAACCCGGATCCGCGTGCCGCGCAGCCGAATCCGGCCGCCTGCGGCCAGCCGCAGGCGCAGCCCGGCCAGCCGCCGGCACCCGCGCCCGTCGCACCGGCCCCGGCACCCGAGGCCGCGGCGCCCGAACAGCAGCAGGCCGAGGCCCCGGCGCCCGAACCGGCACCGGCGGAGCCGACCCAGCAGGCAACCCAGGCCCCGCCGCCGGCACCGGCGATCACGCTGCCCTTCGGCATCACGATCCCGCTGCCCCCGCCGCCGGCGTAA
- a CDS encoding magnesium and cobalt transport protein CorA: MPPIPPLPSFRGRGRSAARALPRIPVPTARAVVDCGVYLDGHRLPGRFTPAEGLAEVRERDAGFVWVGLHAPDEFQMAEMAHTFGLHELAVEDAVQAHQRPKLERYDDDIFLVLRTVKYVEHDLHATSEIVETGEIMVFLGGDFVVTVRHGEHTGLTGVRRELEATPQQLAFGPAAVLHAVADHVVDSYISVTQEVEADVEEMEEEVFTPRSRLAVESIYQLKREVVELRRAVNPLSLPLQMLSRGTDLSLPKEVRRYLRDVADHHTAVAERISDFDESLSALINAALAKVTVQQNTDMRKISAWVAIAAVPTMTAGIYGMNFDHMPELHWTFGYPLVLLVILVICGGLLIALRRNNWL, from the coding sequence ATGCCGCCGATTCCACCGCTGCCGTCGTTCCGCGGACGGGGCAGATCCGCCGCCCGGGCGCTGCCCCGGATCCCGGTCCCAACCGCGCGCGCCGTCGTCGACTGCGGGGTCTATCTCGACGGCCACCGGCTACCCGGCCGATTCACCCCCGCCGAGGGACTCGCCGAGGTCCGAGAGCGCGACGCCGGCTTCGTGTGGGTCGGACTGCACGCCCCCGACGAGTTCCAGATGGCCGAGATGGCCCACACGTTCGGGCTGCACGAGCTCGCGGTCGAGGATGCCGTGCAGGCCCATCAGCGCCCGAAACTGGAGCGCTACGACGACGACATATTCCTGGTGCTGCGCACCGTGAAATATGTCGAGCACGATCTGCACGCGACCAGCGAGATCGTCGAGACCGGCGAGATCATGGTCTTCCTCGGCGGCGACTTCGTGGTCACCGTGCGGCACGGCGAGCACACCGGGTTGACCGGCGTGCGGCGCGAGCTGGAGGCCACCCCGCAACAGCTGGCATTCGGCCCGGCAGCCGTGCTGCACGCCGTCGCCGACCATGTCGTCGACTCGTACATCTCGGTGACGCAGGAGGTCGAGGCCGATGTCGAGGAGATGGAGGAGGAGGTGTTCACGCCGCGCAGCCGCCTCGCCGTGGAATCCATCTATCAGCTCAAACGCGAGGTGGTCGAGCTACGCCGTGCTGTCAACCCGCTGTCGCTGCCCCTGCAGATGCTGTCGCGCGGCACGGATCTGTCGCTGCCGAAGGAGGTTCGGCGCTATCTGCGCGACGTCGCGGACCATCACACCGCGGTCGCCGAGCGCATCAGCGACTTCGACGAATCGCTGAGCGCGCTGATCAACGCGGCGCTGGCCAAGGTGACCGTGCAGCAGAACACCGATATGCGCAAGATCTCCGCGTGGGTGGCGATCGCGGCCGTGCCGACGATGACCGCCGGCATCTACGGCATGAACTTCGACCACATGCCCGAACTGCACTGGACCTTCGGCTATCCGCTGGTGTTGCTGGTCATCCTGGTGATCTGCGGCGGGCTGCTGATCGCGTTGCGCCGCAACAACTGGCTGTAG
- a CDS encoding general stress protein, with the protein MTNPLGNANRNRPGLPTPPSGWPVGSYPTYAEAQKAVDYLADNQFPVENVTIVGVDLMQVERVLYRLTWSKVIGGGMVSGAWLGLFLGLLLSLFTTGGALGPLVVGLVGGVIFGVISTSIPYAATRGQRDFASTMQLVAGRYDVLCEPKAAEQARDMLAKLAL; encoded by the coding sequence ATGACCAACCCGTTGGGAAACGCGAACCGCAACCGGCCGGGCCTGCCGACGCCACCGTCGGGGTGGCCGGTCGGGTCGTATCCGACCTACGCCGAGGCGCAGAAGGCGGTCGACTACCTGGCCGACAACCAGTTCCCAGTGGAGAACGTGACCATCGTCGGCGTCGATCTGATGCAGGTCGAGCGGGTGCTCTACCGGCTGACCTGGAGCAAGGTGATCGGCGGGGGCATGGTGTCGGGCGCCTGGCTGGGCCTGTTCCTGGGCCTGCTGCTGAGCCTGTTCACCACCGGCGGCGCGCTCGGCCCGCTGGTCGTCGGCCTGGTCGGCGGCGTCATCTTCGGCGTCATCTCGACCTCGATTCCGTACGCCGCCACCCGCGGGCAGCGTGATTTCGCCTCCACGATGCAGCTGGTGGCCGGCCGGTACGACGTGCTGTGCGAGCCGAAGGCCGCCGAGCAGGCCCGGGACATGCTGGCCAAGCTGGCGCTGTAG
- a CDS encoding DUF1003 domain-containing protein — protein MTDRSDKPRGRLETPVENRLRFDFDAEAMARTSEQIARFLGTGRYLMLQTIIVVVWVVLNVFAVRLRWDPYPFILLNLAFSTQAAYAAPLILLAQNRQDNRDRVSLEEDRARALQTKADTEFLARELAALRIAVGEVATRDYLRRELEDIKDALARLELNAPLNGEDSVPSAKSRKSTDKKRGRVPISPQIDGD, from the coding sequence ATGACCGACCGCAGCGACAAGCCGCGCGGGCGGCTGGAGACTCCGGTCGAGAATCGGCTCCGGTTCGATTTCGACGCCGAGGCGATGGCCCGCACCAGCGAGCAGATCGCCCGGTTCCTCGGCACCGGACGCTATCTGATGCTGCAGACGATCATCGTCGTGGTATGGGTCGTGCTCAACGTCTTCGCCGTGCGACTGCGCTGGGATCCCTACCCGTTCATCCTGCTCAACCTGGCCTTCTCCACCCAGGCCGCCTATGCCGCGCCGCTGATCCTGCTGGCCCAGAACCGGCAGGACAACCGCGATCGCGTCTCACTCGAGGAGGATCGCGCCCGCGCCCTGCAGACCAAGGCCGATACCGAGTTCCTGGCCCGGGAGCTGGCGGCCCTGCGCATCGCGGTCGGTGAGGTCGCCACGCGCGACTATCTTCGGCGGGAGCTGGAAGACATCAAGGACGCCCTGGCGCGCCTGGAGCTGAATGCCCCTCTGAACGGTGAAGATTCTGTTCCGTCGGCTAAATCGAGGAAGAGTACCGACAAGAAGAGGGGTCGAGTACCCATTTCGCCACAAATCGATGGTGACTGA
- a CDS encoding lytic transglycosylase domain-containing protein, whose amino-acid sequence MGRHRKQPARNVGRGSVIALTGLVPAGVVAVSAASAAEVNTAEHATLTALQQDPDEPVESTGQPTDPDGTFKAAKHPGPPIVKTVAQPDGRAPADLPAGPLGLPGIAQAAYRNAERVLAQEDPTCHMPWSVLAGIGQVESKHAYGKADAKGYPIDPIYGPVLDGSLGGNQVVHATDGELDGGMSSYTRAVGPMQFLPETWRKHAADGDGDGISDPQNLFDAALTAGKYLCHGGLDMNDLGQQSKAIMRYNNSMAYVANVMAWEVAYRTGVAPSQGQLPRI is encoded by the coding sequence GTGGGACGTCACCGCAAACAGCCGGCTAGGAATGTTGGCCGCGGATCCGTTATCGCACTGACCGGACTCGTCCCCGCTGGGGTCGTCGCCGTGAGCGCGGCCTCGGCAGCGGAGGTGAACACCGCCGAGCACGCGACATTGACTGCGCTACAGCAGGATCCGGACGAACCGGTCGAAAGTACCGGCCAGCCCACCGATCCGGACGGAACCTTCAAGGCGGCCAAGCATCCCGGGCCGCCCATCGTGAAGACCGTCGCGCAGCCCGACGGCCGGGCTCCGGCCGATCTGCCGGCCGGGCCGCTGGGGTTGCCCGGCATCGCGCAGGCCGCCTACCGGAACGCCGAACGCGTTCTGGCACAGGAGGACCCGACCTGCCACATGCCGTGGTCGGTACTGGCCGGCATCGGACAGGTGGAATCGAAGCACGCCTACGGGAAGGCCGACGCCAAGGGCTACCCGATCGACCCGATCTACGGCCCGGTGCTGGACGGCAGCCTGGGCGGCAATCAGGTGGTGCACGCGACCGACGGCGAGCTGGACGGCGGCATGTCGTCCTACACCCGCGCCGTGGGGCCGATGCAGTTCCTGCCCGAGACCTGGCGCAAACACGCGGCGGACGGCGACGGCGACGGCATCTCCGACCCGCAGAACCTGTTCGACGCCGCCCTCACCGCCGGCAAGTACCTGTGCCACGGCGGGCTGGACATGAACGATCTGGGCCAGCAGTCCAAGGCCATCATGCGCTACAACAACTCGATGGCCTACGTGGCCAATGTGATGGCGTGGGAGGTCGCCTACCGCACCGGCGTCGCACCGAGTCAGGGGCAGCTCCCCCGGATCTGA